The following coding sequences are from one Streptococcus mitis window:
- the ppc gene encoding phosphoenolpyruvate carboxylase → MSLQKLENYSNKAVIQEEVLILTELLEDITKNMLAPETFEKIIQLKELSTQEDYQGLNQLVTSLTNDEMAYISRYFSILPLLINISEDVDLAYEINHQNNIDQDYLGKLSATIKMVAEKENAVEILEHLNVVPVLTAHPTQVQRKSMLDLTNHIHTLLRKYRDVKLGLINKEKWHNDLRRYIEIIMQTDMIREKKLKVTNEITNVMEYYNSSFLKAVPHLTAEYKRLAKKHGLELKHPKPITMGMWIGGDRDGNPFVTADTLKQSAMTQCEVIMNYYDEKIYQLYREFSLSTSIVNVSKQVREMARQSKDNSIYREKELYRRALFDIQSKIQATKTYLIEDKEVGARYETANDFYKDLITICDSLLENKGEALISGDFVELIQAVEIFGFYLASIDMRQDSSVHEACVAELLKSAGIHSHYSELSEEEKCQLLLKELEEDPRILSATHVEKSELLEKELAIFKAARKLKDKLGDDVIRQTIISHATSVSDMLELAILLKEVGLVDKERARVQIVPLFETIEDLDHSEETMREYLSLPLAKKWIASRNNYQEIMLGYSDSNKDGGYLSSCWTLYKAQQQLTAIGDEFGVKVTFFHGRGGTVGRGGGPTYEAITSQPLKSIKDRIRLTEQGEVIGNKYGNKDAAYYNLEMLVSAAINRMITQKKSDTNTSNRYEAIMDQVVDRSYDIYRDLVFGNDHFYDYFFESSPIKAISSFNIGSRPAARKTITEIGGLRAIPWVFSWSQSRVMFPGWYGVGSSFKEFIDKNPENIAILRDMYQNWPFFQSLLSNVDMVLSKSNMNIAFEYAKLCEDEEVKAIYETILNEWQVTKEVILAIEGYDELLAENPYLKASLDYRMPYFNILNYIQLELIKRQRRGELSSDQEKLIHTTINGIATGLRNSG, encoded by the coding sequence ATGTCTCTTCAAAAATTAGAAAACTATAGTAATAAAGCTGTTATACAAGAAGAAGTATTGATTTTAACAGAATTGTTAGAAGATATTACTAAAAACATGCTTGCCCCAGAGACTTTTGAAAAAATCATACAGTTGAAGGAATTGTCAACTCAAGAAGATTATCAAGGTTTGAATCAATTAGTTACCAGTTTGACAAATGATGAAATGGCTTATATTTCACGCTATTTCTCTATCTTGCCTCTTTTGATTAATATTTCAGAAGACGTGGATTTGGCCTATGAAATCAACCATCAAAATAATATCGATCAAGATTATCTTGGTAAATTATCAGCAACGATCAAAATGGTTGCAGAAAAAGAAAATGCGGTTGAAATTCTAGAACACTTGAATGTTGTCCCTGTTTTGACAGCCCATCCAACACAAGTGCAACGTAAGAGTATGTTGGATTTGACTAACCATATCCATACCCTCTTGCGTAAGTACCGTGATGTGAAATTAGGTTTGATTAATAAGGAAAAATGGCATAATGATCTCCGTCGTTACATTGAGATTATCATGCAGACAGATATGATTCGTGAAAAGAAATTGAAAGTAACCAATGAAATCACGAATGTCATGGAATACTACAATAGTTCATTTCTGAAGGCAGTTCCTCATTTGACTGCTGAGTACAAGCGTCTGGCTAAAAAACATGGACTGGAGTTGAAACATCCTAAACCAATTACCATGGGAATGTGGATTGGTGGAGACCGTGATGGTAATCCTTTTGTTACAGCAGATACCTTGAAACAATCTGCTATGACTCAGTGTGAAGTCATCATGAACTACTATGATGAAAAAATTTACCAACTTTATCGTGAATTCTCCCTCTCAACTAGTATTGTCAATGTCAGCAAGCAAGTCAGAGAAATGGCTCGTCAATCCAAGGATAACTCGATTTATCGTGAAAAAGAACTTTACCGCCGTGCCTTATTTGATATTCAATCAAAAATCCAAGCAACAAAAACCTATCTGATTGAGGATAAGGAAGTTGGGGCTCGCTATGAAACGGCCAATGATTTTTATAAGGACTTAATTACCATCTGTGATTCCCTCTTGGAAAACAAGGGTGAAGCACTGATTTCTGGTGATTTTGTTGAATTGATTCAAGCAGTTGAAATTTTTGGTTTCTATTTGGCATCTATTGACATGCGTCAAGATTCTAGTGTTCATGAAGCTTGTGTAGCCGAACTCTTGAAATCAGCAGGTATTCATTCTCATTATAGTGAATTAAGTGAAGAAGAAAAATGCCAGCTTCTCTTGAAAGAATTGGAAGAAGATCCACGCATTCTTTCTGCCACTCATGTTGAAAAATCAGAGTTACTTGAAAAAGAATTAGCAATCTTTAAGGCTGCTCGTAAGTTGAAAGATAAGTTGGGAGATGATGTCATTCGTCAGACCATCATTTCACATGCAACCAGCGTATCAGACATGCTGGAATTGGCTATCTTGCTAAAAGAAGTAGGGTTAGTTGATAAAGAAAGAGCCCGTGTCCAAATCGTTCCTCTCTTTGAAACAATCGAGGACTTGGACCACTCAGAAGAAACTATGAGAGAATACCTTTCTCTTCCTCTTGCTAAGAAATGGATTGCTTCGCGTAATAACTACCAAGAAATCATGCTTGGTTACTCTGATAGTAATAAAGATGGTGGCTACCTATCATCATGTTGGACTCTCTACAAGGCCCAACAACAACTGACTGCCATTGGAGATGAATTTGGTGTTAAGGTTACCTTCTTCCACGGCCGTGGTGGGACTGTTGGTCGTGGTGGTGGACCAACCTATGAAGCTATTACCTCCCAACCGCTCAAGTCTATCAAGGATCGTATCCGCTTGACGGAGCAGGGTGAAGTAATTGGCAATAAATATGGTAACAAAGATGCTGCCTATTATAACCTTGAAATGTTAGTATCTGCAGCCATTAACCGTATGATTACGCAGAAGAAGAGCGATACCAATACATCCAATCGTTATGAAGCTATTATGGACCAAGTAGTGGACCGTAGTTACGATATCTACCGTGATTTGGTCTTTGGTAATGATCATTTCTATGATTATTTCTTCGAGTCAAGTCCAATCAAGGCTATTTCAAGCTTTAACATTGGTTCTCGTCCAGCCGCTCGTAAGACTATTACTGAAATCGGTGGTTTGAGAGCCATCCCTTGGGTCTTCTCATGGTCGCAAAGTCGCGTCATGTTCCCTGGCTGGTATGGGGTTGGTTCAAGCTTCAAGGAATTTATCGATAAAAATCCAGAGAATATCGCTATCCTACGAGATATGTATCAAAATTGGCCTTTCTTCCAATCGCTTCTTTCAAATGTCGACATGGTCTTGTCAAAATCAAATATGAACATTGCTTTTGAATATGCCAAACTGTGTGAGGATGAAGAAGTAAAAGCAATCTATGAGACTATTCTAAATGAATGGCAAGTTACCAAGGAAGTCATCTTGGCTATTGAAGGTTATGATGAACTTTTGGCTGAGAATCCATATCTAAAAGCAAGTTTGGATTACCGTATGCCTTACTTTAATATTCTTAACTATATCCAGTTGGAGTTGATTAAACGTCAACGTCGTGGAGAATTATCAAGCGATCAAGAAAAATTAATCCATACAACCATCAACGGAATTGCGACAGGATTGCGTAATTCAGGCTGA
- the ftsW gene encoding cell division peptidoglycan polymerase FtsW — MKISKRHLLNYSILVPYLLLSILGLIVVYSTTSAILIEEGKSALQLVRSQGMFWIFSLILIVLIYKLKLNFLRKERLLFIVMFVELILLALARLIGTPVNGAYGWISVGPLTIQPAEYLKIIIVWYLAQRFSKQQDEIGIYDFQVLTQNQWIPRAFNDWRFVLLVMIGSLAIFPDLGNATILALVALIMYTVSGIAHRWFIVFIGVLFGVSALSLSAISVIGVDKFSKVPVFGYVAKRFSAYFNPFADLAGAGHQLANSYFAMVNGGWFGLGLGNSIEKRGYLPEAHTDFVFSIVIEEFGFVGASLILALVFFLILRIILVGIRAKNPFNSMMAIGVGGMMLVQVFVNIGGISGIIPSTGVTFPFLSQGGNSLLVLSVAIAFVLNIDASEKRAQLYEELEAHSSNYM, encoded by the coding sequence ATGAAGATTAGTAAGAGGCACCTGTTAAACTATTCTATTCTAGTTCCTTACTTACTTTTATCTATTTTGGGTTTGATTGTAGTCTATTCTACAACCAGTGCCATTCTTATCGAAGAAGGTAAAAGTGCCCTCCAATTGGTTCGAAGTCAGGGAATGTTTTGGATATTTAGTTTAATATTGATTGTCTTGATATATAAGCTGAAACTGAATTTTTTAAGAAAAGAACGACTTTTATTTATTGTTATGTTTGTTGAGCTGATTCTCTTAGCTCTGGCTCGCTTAATTGGTACGCCAGTCAATGGAGCCTATGGTTGGATTTCAGTAGGACCTTTGACCATTCAGCCAGCGGAGTATTTGAAGATTATCATCGTCTGGTACTTGGCCCAACGTTTTTCAAAACAACAGGATGAAATTGGTATTTACGATTTTCAAGTTTTAACTCAAAATCAATGGATTCCTCGAGCTTTTAATGATTGGCGTTTTGTCCTCTTGGTAATGATAGGAAGTTTGGCTATTTTCCCAGATTTGGGGAATGCTACAATCCTAGCGCTGGTCGCCTTGATTATGTATACAGTTAGTGGGATTGCTCATCGTTGGTTTATAGTCTTTATCGGTGTATTGTTTGGAGTTTCAGCCCTATCTCTATCAGCTATTTCTGTAATTGGGGTTGATAAGTTTTCAAAAGTTCCAGTATTTGGTTACGTGGCCAAGCGTTTCAGTGCCTACTTTAATCCCTTTGCTGATTTGGCAGGAGCTGGTCACCAACTTGCAAATTCCTACTTTGCTATGGTAAATGGTGGATGGTTTGGTTTAGGCTTAGGAAATTCAATAGAAAAACGTGGTTATTTACCAGAGGCCCATACAGACTTTGTATTTTCAATTGTCATTGAAGAGTTTGGATTTGTGGGAGCCAGTTTGATTTTGGCACTTGTCTTTTTCCTGATTTTGCGAATTATCCTAGTAGGAATTCGTGCTAAGAATCCCTTTAATTCTATGATGGCGATTGGGGTTGGGGGGATGATGTTGGTACAGGTCTTTGTCAATATCGGTGGAATTTCTGGTATTATTCCCTCGACAGGAGTAACCTTCCCCTTCTTATCGCAAGGAGGGAACAGTCTCCTAGTCTTGTCTGTAGCCATCGCCTTTGTCTTAAATATTGATGCAAGTGAAAAACGTGCCCAATTATATGAGGAGTTAGAAGCTCACTCATCAAACTATATGTAG
- the prsA gene encoding peptidylprolyl isomerase PrsA, whose amino-acid sequence MKKKLLAGAITLLSVATLAACSKGSEGADLISMKGDVITEHQFYEQVKSNPSAQQVLLNLTIQKVFEKQYGSEVDDKEVNDTIAEEEKQYGENYQRVLSQAGMTLETRKAQIRTSKLVELAVKKAAEAELTDDAYKKAFDEYTPDVTAQIIRLDNEDKAKEILEKAKASDADFAQLAKDNSTDEKTKANGGEITFDSASTEVPEQVKKAAFALDVNGVSDVISVTGTQAYSSQYYIVKLIKKTEKSSNIDDYKEKLKTVILTQKQNDASFVQSIIGKELQAANIKVKDQAFQNIFTQYIGGGDSSSSSSSKE is encoded by the coding sequence ATGAAGAAAAAATTATTGGCAGGTGCCATTACATTATTATCAGTAGCAACTTTAGCAGCTTGTTCGAAAGGTTCAGAAGGAGCAGATCTTATCAGCATGAAAGGAGATGTTATCACAGAACATCAATTTTATGAGCAAGTGAAAAGCAATCCTTCAGCCCAACAAGTGTTGTTGAACTTGACTATCCAAAAAGTATTTGAGAAACAATACGGTTCAGAAGTAGATGACAAAGAAGTCAACGACACTATTGCCGAAGAAGAAAAACAATATGGTGAAAACTACCAACGTGTCTTGTCACAAGCAGGAATGACTCTTGAAACACGTAAAGCTCAAATTCGTACAAGTAAATTGGTTGAGTTGGCAGTTAAGAAAGCAGCAGAAGCTGAATTGACAGATGATGCTTACAAGAAGGCCTTTGACGAATACACTCCTGATGTGACTGCTCAAATTATCCGTTTGGACAATGAAGACAAAGCTAAAGAAATTCTTGAAAAAGCTAAAGCTAGTGATGCAGACTTTGCTCAATTAGCCAAAGATAATTCAACAGATGAGAAAACTAAAGCGAATGGTGGAGAAATCACTTTTGATTCTGCTTCAACAGAAGTACCAGAACAAGTTAAAAAAGCTGCTTTTGCTTTAGATGTAAACGGTGTTTCTGATGTGATTAGCGTTACTGGAACACAAGCCTACAGCAGTCAATATTACATTGTTAAACTGATTAAGAAAACAGAAAAATCATCTAATATTGACGATTACAAAGAAAAATTAAAAACTGTTATCTTAACTCAAAAACAAAACGACGCATCATTTGTTCAAAGTATTATCGGAAAAGAATTGCAAGCAGCCAATATCAAGGTTAAAGATCAAGCCTTCCAAAATATCTTCACTCAATACATCGGTGGTGGAGATTCAAGCTCAAGCAGTTCTTCAAAAGAATAA
- a CDS encoding O-methyltransferase — MVESYSKNANHNMRRPVVKEEIVDLMRQRQKQVTGSLKELEDFARKENIPIIPHETVAYFRFLMETIQPKNILEIGTAIGFSALLMAEHAPKAKITTIDRNPEMIGFAKENFAQFDSRKQITLLEGDAVDILSTLTESYDFVFMDSAKSKYIVFLPEILKHLEIGGVVVLDDIFQGGDVAKDIMEVRRGQRTIYRGLQRLFDATLDNPGLTATLVPLGDGILMLRKNVADVQLPDSE; from the coding sequence ATGGTTGAATCATATAGTAAAAATGCCAACCATAACATGCGTCGCCCTGTCGTCAAGGAAGAAATTGTAGACTTGATGCGTCAGCGCCAAAAGCAGGTCACAGGATCTTTGAAAGAATTGGAAGACTTTGCCCGCAAGGAAAATATTCCCATTATTCCCCATGAAACGGTTGCTTATTTCCGTTTTCTCATGGAAACCATACAACCTAAAAACATTCTGGAAATTGGGACGGCTATCGGTTTTTCAGCCCTCTTGATGGCGGAACATGCGCCAAAGGCCAAGATTACAACCATTGACCGCAATCCAGAAATGATTGGTTTTGCCAAGGAAAATTTTGCCCAGTTTGACAGTCGCAAGCAAATCACGCTCCTAGAAGGAGATGCGGTAGATATCTTATCTACCTTGACAGAGTCCTATGATTTCGTCTTTATGGATTCAGCCAAGTCTAAATACATCGTCTTTTTGCCAGAAATCCTCAAACATTTGGAAATTGGTGGTGTGGTTGTCTTGGATGATATTTTCCAAGGTGGTGATGTTGCTAAGGATATTATGGAAGTCCGTCGTGGCCAGCGAACTATATACAGAGGACTTCAAAGACTATTTGATGCAACCTTAGACAATCCAGGGCTTACTGCAACATTAGTACCTCTGGGGGACGGTATTCTCATGCTTCGTAAAAATGTAGCAGATGTTCAATTGCCTGACAGCGAATGA